The proteins below come from a single uncultured Dethiosulfovibrio sp. genomic window:
- the flgK gene encoding flagellar hook-associated protein FlgK, whose amino-acid sequence MINSFFGFEMGRRALDYCRRGFETAGHNISNAATEGYSKQRVEASTTDPFTEPGLNRPALPGQIGTGVKIDAIVRLRDQFLDLQYREESTVKGYWDVMTQALDTLETFVNEPHGESVRVGLDDFWSALQEVSKRPDDTSARQNLITKSDTLGVYLESLSRNYDEYRNGLNGQVSLKVKEANTYIDQIAALNVTINEIEGVGGNPNDLYDRRDLMAEKLCSLVDAEVGSPCDTTDGEYKIYLGGRTLVQGDKARHLEMIPVPGNQGYYDVQVEDNTFDHVSDLDVLSVIIDQQAPEAVHSVSVERLATETAWSVGGAQINGAIGRLPVSDPDAAMDIEGTLRLQVGTSGVRATGKQLDNQTGSPVLLKAPGGDDPTEHVFRIASQDLKDMPGNPDEMYVTLEWNNGTSEWEFSSRCGNTTSTTVGVGQEVSLDDLQSFLQNDTGVGGRLNVMVESSGTVDRLVVRSGDDHLLSFSDMKGDFLSSVVGLENDSPEVTIEIEDGDSLRTIANKINSSYKSGDGAPSDPSQWLRAEIKTDGSGDYYMVLESNSIGEANRINIMGSDKGDTYAARRLGLMGGTATEYSTEVITSSTDAMLMVNSDKFLSSFNEFRQARAIGPSDGYQASEMTEASKGIEFQLNSTGNSSIRVEHHVKGGQIRSMLEVRDDVILEHMANFDEIAYGLASEMNAVHYAGHGTGNYANVTGIAFFQSIGQMKGAAGSLTVNRELKIAPAMLATAAGDGSGKTKGEGDGGNAINMAQLKQAKVLDGDSSTFNEYYEDFIARLGVQGQRAQSMQSNQVALVAQIQQQRQSVMGVNIDEEMMDIMKFQQEFNAISRYVTTLDEMLDKIINGMGRVGM is encoded by the coding sequence ATGATAAACAGCTTTTTCGGCTTCGAGATGGGAAGACGGGCTCTGGACTACTGCCGTCGTGGCTTCGAGACCGCCGGTCACAACATCTCCAACGCCGCCACCGAAGGCTACTCAAAACAGAGGGTAGAGGCGTCCACCACCGACCCCTTCACCGAACCGGGACTAAATCGCCCCGCCCTCCCCGGCCAGATAGGGACAGGGGTCAAAATCGACGCCATAGTCAGGCTCAGAGACCAGTTTCTCGACCTCCAATACAGGGAGGAAAGCACCGTAAAAGGCTACTGGGACGTAATGACCCAGGCTCTGGACACCTTGGAGACCTTCGTAAACGAGCCTCACGGCGAAAGCGTCCGGGTCGGCTTGGACGACTTCTGGTCTGCCTTACAGGAGGTCTCCAAAAGGCCCGACGACACCTCGGCGAGGCAGAACCTCATAACTAAATCGGACACACTTGGAGTCTACCTCGAAAGCCTCTCCAGAAACTACGACGAATACCGAAATGGCCTAAACGGCCAGGTATCCCTTAAAGTTAAAGAGGCCAACACCTACATCGACCAAATAGCCGCGTTAAACGTAACTATAAACGAGATAGAGGGAGTAGGGGGCAACCCTAACGACCTCTATGACCGTCGTGACCTCATGGCGGAAAAACTCTGCTCCCTCGTAGACGCCGAGGTCGGATCTCCCTGCGACACCACCGACGGTGAGTACAAAATATACCTAGGCGGCAGGACCTTGGTCCAGGGCGACAAAGCCAGACACCTGGAGATGATCCCCGTCCCGGGCAACCAGGGATACTACGATGTACAGGTCGAGGATAACACCTTCGACCACGTGTCTGACCTAGACGTCCTGTCGGTCATAATCGACCAGCAGGCCCCCGAGGCTGTCCACTCGGTCTCCGTAGAACGACTGGCCACCGAGACAGCCTGGTCCGTAGGAGGAGCCCAGATAAACGGTGCCATAGGCAGACTTCCCGTCAGCGATCCCGATGCCGCTATGGACATAGAGGGAACCCTCAGGCTCCAGGTTGGGACCTCCGGCGTCAGGGCCACGGGAAAACAGCTGGATAACCAGACGGGAAGCCCTGTTCTGCTAAAGGCCCCCGGTGGGGACGATCCCACGGAACACGTCTTCCGAATCGCCTCCCAGGATCTGAAGGACATGCCCGGCAACCCCGACGAGATGTACGTCACCTTGGAGTGGAATAATGGAACCTCAGAATGGGAGTTCTCCAGCCGCTGTGGAAACACCACCTCCACCACCGTAGGGGTGGGACAGGAAGTGTCCCTTGACGATCTTCAGTCCTTCCTCCAGAACGACACAGGGGTCGGAGGCAGGCTAAACGTCATGGTCGAATCCTCCGGCACCGTGGACCGTCTGGTGGTCCGTTCCGGTGACGATCACCTTCTCTCCTTCAGCGACATGAAAGGCGACTTTCTCTCCTCCGTAGTGGGTCTCGAAAACGACTCCCCTGAGGTGACCATCGAGATAGAGGACGGCGACAGCCTGAGGACCATCGCTAACAAGATAAACAGCTCCTACAAATCGGGAGACGGAGCTCCCTCCGACCCTTCTCAGTGGCTGAGGGCGGAGATAAAGACCGACGGCAGTGGGGACTACTACATGGTTTTGGAGAGCAACTCAATCGGCGAGGCCAACAGGATAAACATAATGGGCTCTGACAAGGGTGACACCTACGCCGCGAGAAGGCTCGGACTCATGGGGGGAACCGCCACCGAATACTCCACTGAGGTCATAACCAGCTCCACCGACGCCATGCTGATGGTTAATAGCGACAAATTTCTATCCTCCTTCAACGAATTCCGTCAGGCCAGGGCCATAGGCCCATCCGACGGCTACCAGGCATCGGAGATGACCGAGGCGTCAAAGGGAATCGAGTTCCAGCTGAATTCCACAGGCAACAGCTCTATAAGGGTCGAACATCACGTAAAAGGCGGCCAGATAAGGTCCATGCTGGAGGTTCGAGACGACGTAATCCTCGAGCATATGGCTAACTTCGACGAAATAGCCTACGGCCTTGCGTCGGAGATGAACGCCGTCCACTACGCAGGACACGGCACCGGAAACTACGCTAACGTCACCGGAATCGCCTTCTTCCAGTCTATAGGGCAGATGAAAGGCGCCGCCGGATCTCTCACCGTCAATCGAGAGCTGAAGATCGCTCCCGCTATGCTGGCCACCGCCGCAGGAGACGGATCGGGAAAGACCAAAGGCGAGGGAGACGGAGGCAACGCCATAAACATGGCCCAGCTGAAACAGGCAAAGGTCTTGGACGGCGACAGCTCCACCTTCAATGAATACTACGAGGACTTCATCGCCAGACTGGGGGTCCAGGGACAGAGAGCCCAGTCCATGCAGTCCAACCAGGTTGCCCTGGTGGCCCAGATCCAACAGCAGAGACAGTCGGTCATGGGGGTCAATATCGACGAGGAAATGATGGACATAATGAAATTTCAGCAGGAATTTAACGCTATATCGCGTTACGTCACCACACTGGACGAAATGCTGGACAAGATAATAAACGGCATGGGCCGAGTCGGTATGTAA
- the flgL gene encoding flagellar hook-associated protein FlgL: MRVTNSMMYGGIMTDMHNNLSKLMKLNKQLSTGKLNHRPSDSPIDVTRELSLGTTIYENEQYIRNMDDGLTWLKNTDTAMNQIGDMIARVRELAVKSGNGSYDDEEAEAVAQELIQIQEGIRQAANYSVEGRYLLSGASTAIPPFQRDANGDVAYMGNEFRVQYEMERGIVSDVSFNGRQVFPQDHTQYTLESVDLPRDFEWSGRNEIIQFTVGDRAVKVRIPEDGWADNDNGYVANSPDTDYNRYRDPEEMKPMSLDDIAKTIENSMNMGDSGRLVSVRVVQGSDSQTQRLQIRSHTGERIALTSWPETDVIQMPRAIGSTNVDDTGGAYTLPNGGDMTISLGTGESTTISFGTGMSLEDMAKAISEVEGVYGKVVNGGTANASLAIVAKQPGTQLEVDFTDGLETMFGSSTVVAEEVTLPPDHSHTGLSSLLGMETTLKSTEFPPDYGITGLSDTNKVHWYLEGGDHKAEVMVNAGPDMSLDDLAKEIRAVAGDWLDVIVQTDPGDKVAGPDTSGSNEEKGTQKLILRTKDGQPVNVIDIAPDSDLANPNTNLAQSMGLSTAVYAESGATFPTGTDLDARMPARMKVSVGDRDYTVKLYAEDVVDTVTGKVDSAKMAKEIQKQVGKGSDGQYLIKTVDLTGPAGNPEVAMFSTSGEPMRFADLPFGDPALKGYSAGLALQSGISTGVAGNAVDQNLAVDAGSGGVIRFESLGRSVNISVSPGDTSKDLAEKIEKYAGDWLDVAYMDPDLDDPSNTDVRLSIAAKDGSAVNIVDLEPATMSDGSTGAAEAFGIDTAAKINDLGALDPLDISVNHTLTIKVDGYEHTIDLRQLDIDNTDALELSELEKLPDLINARFQGQDVKAELYTDSSGDKHIIMSSPRGLNFEVSSATALTGGGTLSSPDRSPNTPWGQNVTRRTGADQRATDFFGFMDDLIDAVRSQDVQGVSSMLSDIDDQITTVLKARTEVGALINRYEGSQSRLTENNLNYSDLKSTIGDTDLAKGSMEYLMAQAIYQAGLATVAKIIQPTLVDFLR, encoded by the coding sequence ATGAGAGTCACAAACTCTATGATGTATGGCGGCATAATGACCGACATGCACAACAACCTGTCCAAGCTGATGAAGCTGAACAAACAGCTCTCCACCGGCAAGCTCAACCACCGTCCCTCCGACTCTCCTATAGATGTCACCAGAGAGCTTTCTCTAGGGACCACCATATACGAAAACGAACAGTACATAAGGAACATGGACGACGGCCTCACCTGGCTGAAAAACACCGACACCGCCATGAACCAGATAGGCGACATGATCGCCAGGGTTAGGGAACTAGCGGTCAAATCGGGCAACGGAAGCTACGACGACGAAGAGGCCGAGGCGGTCGCCCAGGAGCTGATCCAGATCCAAGAGGGCATAAGACAGGCGGCAAACTACAGCGTAGAGGGGCGTTATCTCCTCTCAGGCGCCTCCACCGCAATCCCGCCCTTTCAGAGGGACGCAAACGGCGACGTGGCCTACATGGGCAACGAATTCAGGGTTCAGTACGAGATGGAGCGGGGCATAGTTAGCGACGTCTCCTTCAACGGCAGACAGGTATTTCCCCAGGACCATACCCAGTACACCCTCGAAAGCGTCGACCTGCCTAGGGACTTTGAGTGGTCCGGCAGAAACGAGATAATCCAGTTCACCGTCGGCGACAGGGCGGTAAAGGTCCGAATCCCCGAGGATGGCTGGGCCGATAACGATAACGGCTACGTGGCCAACAGCCCGGATACCGACTACAACCGCTATCGTGACCCAGAAGAGATGAAGCCTATGAGCCTTGACGATATCGCCAAGACCATAGAGAACTCCATGAACATGGGAGACTCAGGCCGTCTCGTCTCCGTCAGGGTCGTTCAGGGATCGGACTCCCAGACCCAGAGACTTCAGATAAGGAGCCACACAGGGGAGAGAATAGCCCTGACCTCTTGGCCGGAGACCGACGTAATCCAGATGCCCAGGGCCATAGGATCCACCAACGTAGACGATACCGGTGGCGCTTATACCCTCCCAAACGGAGGGGACATGACCATATCCCTTGGAACCGGAGAATCTACGACCATATCATTCGGAACGGGAATGAGCCTCGAAGATATGGCAAAGGCCATATCTGAGGTTGAGGGAGTCTACGGAAAGGTCGTAAACGGAGGAACCGCCAACGCCTCACTGGCCATAGTGGCAAAACAGCCGGGAACCCAGCTTGAGGTCGACTTTACCGACGGCCTTGAGACCATGTTTGGGTCCTCCACCGTAGTGGCGGAGGAAGTAACCCTTCCGCCGGACCACAGCCATACAGGGCTATCCTCCCTGCTTGGAATGGAGACGACCCTCAAAAGCACCGAGTTCCCGCCGGATTACGGTATAACCGGTCTGAGCGACACTAACAAAGTCCACTGGTACTTAGAAGGAGGGGACCACAAGGCGGAGGTCATGGTAAACGCCGGCCCCGATATGTCCCTGGACGACCTGGCTAAAGAGATCCGGGCGGTAGCTGGAGACTGGCTCGACGTAATAGTCCAGACCGACCCAGGAGATAAAGTCGCCGGTCCCGATACCTCCGGCAGCAACGAGGAAAAGGGAACGCAAAAGCTGATTCTGAGGACCAAAGACGGCCAGCCTGTCAACGTAATAGACATAGCTCCCGATTCGGACCTTGCAAACCCAAACACCAACCTGGCTCAGTCCATGGGGCTCTCCACCGCCGTCTACGCCGAGTCAGGGGCCACTTTCCCCACCGGGACCGACTTAGATGCCCGGATGCCAGCGAGGATGAAGGTCTCCGTCGGAGACAGGGACTACACCGTAAAGCTGTACGCCGAGGACGTGGTCGACACCGTCACCGGAAAAGTGGACTCGGCAAAAATGGCCAAAGAGATCCAAAAACAGGTGGGCAAAGGTTCCGACGGCCAATACCTAATAAAGACCGTCGATCTGACCGGACCGGCAGGAAACCCAGAGGTCGCCATGTTTTCCACCAGCGGCGAACCTATGAGGTTTGCGGACCTCCCCTTCGGAGACCCCGCACTGAAAGGCTACAGCGCAGGGCTGGCCCTCCAAAGCGGCATATCCACCGGCGTAGCCGGTAACGCCGTGGACCAGAATCTGGCGGTAGATGCCGGATCCGGTGGTGTCATACGGTTCGAGAGCTTGGGCCGGTCGGTCAATATCTCCGTATCCCCTGGGGACACCTCAAAGGATCTGGCGGAGAAAATTGAAAAATACGCCGGAGACTGGCTGGACGTGGCCTACATGGATCCCGACCTCGACGATCCAAGCAACACCGACGTCCGTCTCTCCATCGCCGCAAAGGACGGCTCGGCGGTGAACATAGTTGACCTTGAGCCAGCCACCATGAGCGATGGCTCAACAGGAGCCGCCGAGGCCTTTGGAATCGACACTGCGGCCAAGATAAACGACCTTGGGGCACTCGATCCTCTCGATATCTCCGTTAACCACACGCTGACCATAAAGGTAGACGGTTATGAGCACACCATCGACCTGAGACAGCTGGATATCGATAACACCGATGCGCTGGAGCTATCGGAGCTTGAGAAACTCCCCGACCTGATCAACGCCCGTTTTCAGGGACAGGACGTAAAGGCGGAACTCTACACCGACAGCTCTGGGGATAAGCACATAATAATGTCCTCCCCGAGGGGCCTAAACTTTGAGGTGTCGTCGGCCACCGCTTTGACCGGTGGAGGAACCCTATCCTCCCCCGACAGAAGCCCCAACACCCCCTGGGGACAGAACGTCACCAGACGCACCGGAGCGGACCAGAGGGCTACCGACTTCTTTGGCTTCATGGACGACCTCATCGACGCCGTCAGAAGCCAGGACGTGCAGGGAGTATCCTCCATGCTCTCCGACATAGACGACCAGATAACCACGGTCCTAAAGGCCAGAACCGAGGTGGGAGCTCTCATAAACCGCTACGAAGGCAGCCAGAGCCGACTAACCGAGAACAACCTGAACTACTCGGACCTAAAAAGCACCATAGGCGACACCGACTTGGCCAAAGGCTCTATGGAATACCTCATGGCCCAGGCCATATACCAGGCGGGCCTCGCCACGGTCGCCAAAATAATCCAGCCCACACTGGTGGACTTTCTGAGATAA
- the fliW gene encoding flagellar assembly protein FliW: protein MTDTVHNLETSRFGSVSYDEKDAIHFAQGIPAFEEKKNWILLGEEDDPVKWLQSLDDGNLALPVSSPFYVDQGYTLDIPGEDADAIGLDRSKPDRTGVLVVITIPLDSPWEATANMVAPIVVNLDSREARQIVSIDERYSVWHPVLSPEAKAAMQGKESQA from the coding sequence ATGACCGACACAGTTCACAACCTGGAGACCAGCCGCTTCGGCTCGGTCTCCTACGACGAGAAGGACGCAATTCACTTCGCCCAGGGCATACCGGCCTTCGAGGAGAAAAAAAACTGGATACTCCTGGGAGAGGAGGACGACCCGGTAAAATGGCTCCAGAGCCTGGACGACGGCAATCTGGCCCTGCCTGTATCCTCCCCTTTCTACGTGGATCAGGGCTACACCTTGGACATACCGGGAGAGGACGCCGACGCCATCGGCCTCGATAGGTCGAAGCCCGACAGGACCGGGGTTCTGGTGGTCATAACCATACCTCTAGACTCCCCCTGGGAGGCGACAGCCAACATGGTGGCCCCTATAGTCGTCAACCTCGACAGCCGTGAGGCCAGGCAGATAGTCTCCATAGACGAAAGGTACTCCGTCTGGCACCCGGTGCTCAGCCCCGAGGCGAAAGCGGCCATGCAGGGCAAAGAAAGCCAGGCCTAG
- the csrA gene encoding carbon storage regulator CsrA, which yields MLVLSRKPGESLLIGQEMEITVVEVKGDSVRLAIKAPRDVPVWRKEVMDDIKAANLKAGGYTKDSMTIKALGDALGKKSKKDETKQEASHD from the coding sequence GTGCTGGTCCTCAGCAGAAAGCCCGGTGAATCGCTCCTCATAGGCCAGGAGATGGAGATAACCGTGGTGGAGGTCAAAGGAGACAGCGTCAGGCTCGCCATAAAGGCCCCTAGAGACGTTCCGGTCTGGAGAAAAGAGGTTATGGACGACATAAAAGCGGCCAACCTGAAAGCCGGAGGCTACACCAAAGACTCTATGACCATAAAGGCCCTAGGGGACGCCCTGGGCAAAAAAAGCAAAAAAGACGAAACAAAACAGGAGGCCAGCCATGATTGA
- a CDS encoding 6-hydroxymethylpterin diphosphokinase MptE-like protein has protein sequence MIEEKLNPILVANLKALDERQPLFAQKVRDYMKNTKDRFSINARETPRGTWFSGLYEQPFFEPSSCLDATPEGTKPVLIMAGLGSPRYLTGILNNSKKRQTIVLLEPNMRMMMFALESVPFFGEKRPAQLYFLTEDDHDSVDELVKKAYGTRGTLVGGYFDVHSHPGEAELMSDETKKLLAVYVDRIHHQMMRLGDSAEDTLLGVRQMALSTPWILSRESLEPLKGSFRGYSGVVLAAGPSLDKNINLIKGLEDKLVIVAADTLIGKLSSLGIKPHFVCAIERGDATYEKYFRPYYDKNDPFLDDITLVVQSVCFPHIAGRWPGPICVVGKDSINMDQIIIDDILGGTVLPSGASVAHMGMGILSYLGVDKIALVGQDLAFGEDGSTHTMGTAWGSGGLEKQDERLLVPGSMGGYVETVKIWKFFMDTFEVMIPKMSCPVWDCTEGGALITGTKIAPLSDFIADLDGCREGTFSLVKDSLGGGGDENRLSSAEKGLNSLRSTFVQSLESVEKGRAMLSKIKLLSVKDDNLESEISSFYDLLQKLTEKNAILTYIGQSYLSTLVVEQSKFYSHSDEERLNSWIKAHEEYFDSQQRSAEVFIIWLDYMYASVRLYDSFTSRNVHKAPDIPSLKEELELLLQKSEDRGLAMEDILLVDFLHARLDPVSRRWNPMVLWAMGRHMNGEGRFLEASKYFDVLIDEMSEQAIDPKGAVELLKDRTRALMGRDLCWIGRSKEALESLANAYGYDQSDEEIPRILLSLLHRRREDLDDMIIKETRQSNREALAAMVKGLNREIERLEGNESDRADVIERYLVKILQEKSSSPIDSDPIKEVGEGD, from the coding sequence ATGATTGAGGAAAAACTGAACCCCATACTTGTGGCCAACCTCAAGGCCCTGGACGAAAGACAGCCCCTCTTCGCCCAGAAGGTCAGGGACTACATGAAAAACACCAAAGACCGGTTCTCCATAAACGCCAGAGAGACCCCTAGGGGAACATGGTTCTCCGGCCTTTATGAACAGCCCTTCTTCGAGCCAAGTTCCTGCCTTGATGCCACCCCTGAGGGCACAAAACCGGTTCTCATAATGGCGGGATTGGGTAGCCCTCGTTACCTGACGGGCATCCTGAACAACTCGAAAAAGCGGCAGACCATAGTCCTCCTGGAGCCGAATATGAGGATGATGATGTTTGCTCTGGAGAGCGTCCCATTCTTCGGAGAGAAGAGACCGGCTCAGCTTTACTTTTTGACCGAAGACGATCACGATTCCGTCGACGAGCTCGTCAAAAAGGCCTATGGGACAAGAGGAACCTTAGTGGGTGGTTATTTTGACGTCCATTCCCATCCCGGTGAGGCAGAGCTGATGTCCGACGAGACGAAAAAACTGCTTGCAGTCTACGTGGACAGAATTCACCACCAGATGATGAGGCTTGGCGACTCGGCGGAGGATACCCTTCTGGGTGTTCGGCAGATGGCTCTGTCCACCCCTTGGATTCTTTCGAGAGAGAGCCTTGAACCTCTAAAAGGGTCTTTTCGGGGATACTCCGGTGTAGTTTTGGCTGCCGGACCTTCTTTGGATAAAAACATCAATCTCATTAAGGGCTTGGAGGATAAACTTGTCATCGTGGCCGCCGATACCCTGATAGGCAAGCTTTCTTCCCTGGGCATCAAGCCCCATTTCGTGTGTGCCATAGAGAGAGGCGACGCTACCTACGAAAAATATTTCCGTCCTTACTACGATAAAAACGATCCCTTTCTCGATGACATAACTTTAGTAGTCCAGTCGGTTTGTTTTCCCCATATAGCGGGAAGATGGCCTGGTCCGATCTGCGTAGTAGGTAAGGATAGCATCAACATGGACCAGATCATAATCGACGATATTTTAGGAGGTACCGTTCTACCTTCTGGCGCATCGGTAGCCCATATGGGCATGGGGATACTGTCGTATCTAGGTGTGGATAAAATAGCTTTAGTGGGTCAGGACCTCGCTTTTGGTGAGGACGGATCGACTCACACAATGGGAACGGCTTGGGGAAGTGGAGGGCTGGAAAAACAGGATGAGAGGTTGCTTGTCCCCGGTAGTATGGGGGGATATGTCGAGACCGTCAAAATTTGGAAGTTCTTTATGGATACCTTCGAAGTTATGATTCCGAAAATGTCCTGTCCTGTTTGGGACTGCACTGAAGGAGGGGCTTTAATCACTGGCACTAAAATAGCTCCTCTTTCTGATTTTATCGCTGACCTTGATGGTTGCAGGGAAGGAACCTTTTCCTTGGTAAAAGATAGCCTAGGTGGCGGTGGTGATGAAAATCGCCTTTCTTCGGCGGAAAAAGGTCTTAATTCCTTGAGATCTACGTTTGTACAATCTTTGGAGAGCGTAGAAAAAGGTCGTGCTATGCTCTCCAAAATTAAGCTTTTGAGTGTAAAAGATGATAACCTTGAGTCTGAGATCTCCTCTTTTTATGATTTGCTCCAAAAGTTAACCGAGAAAAACGCTATACTGACCTACATAGGCCAGAGTTATCTTTCAACCCTTGTAGTTGAACAATCCAAGTTTTATTCCCATAGCGACGAAGAAAGGCTAAATTCCTGGATCAAAGCACATGAAGAGTACTTTGATTCTCAGCAAAGATCAGCGGAAGTTTTTATCATCTGGCTAGATTATATGTATGCATCCGTCAGGCTTTATGATAGTTTTACTTCTAGGAACGTACATAAGGCTCCTGATATTCCATCTCTAAAAGAAGAACTTGAACTATTGCTTCAAAAGTCGGAAGACAGGGGGCTTGCCATGGAGGATATTTTACTGGTCGACTTTCTCCACGCGAGACTGGATCCGGTCTCCCGAAGATGGAACCCTATGGTCCTATGGGCAATGGGACGGCACATGAACGGCGAAGGCCGCTTTTTGGAGGCTTCAAAGTATTTCGACGTACTTATAGACGAGATGAGCGAGCAAGCTATAGACCCTAAAGGTGCTGTGGAACTCCTTAAAGACAGGACAAGAGCCCTAATGGGAAGGGACCTGTGTTGGATAGGAAGGAGTAAAGAAGCTCTTGAAAGTCTTGCCAATGCCTATGGCTACGATCAGTCAGACGAAGAAATTCCTCGGATTCTTCTCTCCCTTCTGCATAGGAGAAGAGAGGATCTCGACGATATGATAATAAAAGAGACCAGACAATCCAACAGAGAGGCTCTCGCTGCCATGGTGAAAGGATTGAATAGGGAGATTGAGAGACTGGAGGGGAACGAGTCGGATAGAGCCGACGTCATAGAGAGATATCTGGTAAAAATTCTTCAGGAAAAAAGCTCAAGTCCCATAGATAGCGATCCGATAAAAGAGGTAGGCGAAGGGGACTGA